The following DNA comes from Candidatus Nitrosotalea okcheonensis.
AATCTGTTTTAGAGTGGAGAACTAGACTAACTGCCTAGTTTCCCAGCGCGTCTTACTGAACAAACCTTCAATGGATCAGATCTGTATTCATTTACTATAACATGGTGTCATTTCTGCGTACGCCTTAAATATAATGTACGGTACATTATGCAAATGGTTAACAATATGCATTTCAGCCAAAAAACACTAAAAACTAATCATATATTAAAGAGAGTAGATCTGAAACTCTTTCTTAGATTCCTGACTGCAATTTCTGAGACTACAATTGGGATAACAAGCTTGCAGATGAAAACCGGTACAAACCACACTGTTTGTACTAAATATATTACACTCATGGAAAAATTTGAGCTTGCAAAATTAGATGTACACGAAAGCAGCAAACAGATACAAATTACAGAAAGAGGAAGACACGCTTTACTAATAATATCATCCTATTTTCAATAGTTTTGCCAAATTAACTTGTACCGGATATATAAAACGTGTACAAAATTAATTTTCTGACTGATAGAATATTGTTACGGTACATATGATACGTATCATATGATTCGTTCAAATGCTGAGCGGCTCTTATATTTGATTTTCACTATTTACAGGTCATGAAAAACATAGGAGGTGAAAAATGAAATGGGAAACCAAGCAAAAATGTACAAACAAAAACCTGATTCAACAGGCTTGTACGGTTTCAAAGCAACATGGGTAGGGCCACAGGGCATAAAACAAATCGCAGACAATATGCCTTCAGGTGCTGATAAATGGGCTAGCGCTGGCACCTTACTTGCCTTTTTGACAGGCGGTGGGTATATTGAAACAAGTATTACCTATGCATCAAGTATTAGCGGTCAGAGTGTTGGTTGGAAATTCTGGTGCGGCTTGAATGGCAGTGGGCCATATCAGTCACTAACAAATGATCCTACAAATAAATCAGTTGGACTCACGTTAAAAAAAGTAGGAACTACATGGCATGCAATATATAACAACTTTACAGACAATGAAAATTACGATGTTGTTATACCAAATGCACCAAACCAGACTCTCAACACTAGTGATGTAACTTGGCTAATGCATGAAACATCTACAAACACAGGTAGCTGTGTGACACCCTATAGCAGCTTCATAGATATTGATTTCAACAATGTCAAATATCTAGATTCTTCTGGCAATCCTACATCGCAGGTACCGACAGCGATGGGACAATTAATAGATACTAATATGTCCGGCTGTATAGCCATAGACGAAACACACGAGAAAATATATCACCTATAAGGGAAAAATCAAACCCTCAATTTTCTTTTTTTATTATATTTTTCATGTTAGAATTTGTTTTAGTCTAAAACTGTTGTTTAAAGTTAATTAGTGTAAATTACTAGCAATCTCTAAAAACGATGTCATGTTACTGTAACGTGATGAAAGACATTTTTACGATTTCTCTATTGACTATACTACTCACAGTAACTATGTCATATGTTTATGGAGAGTCTTCTGCTGCACCTGTGGTAATTACTAAGGTTGAACTTTGGAGTCCACCTACTTTTGCAGAGGGAGTAAATATGTGCGATGGCAGTAAAGCGCTTGAACCTTGGACATATCAATGGATTGAAATCAACAACACAAGAAACGAGCCTCTCACTCTGAATAATTTCAGTCTAAATATGACGGGAAGTAATCTATATCTTCACAATTATGTAATATCTCTTCCATCTCATGGATCTTGTCTATTTCAAACTGCTAATGAAGCATCAATTCGCGTAGGATTGGGAGGTTCACAAGGAAATGGGCAGCCTAATGGTTATGATGGCTCATCTGTAATTATACAATACACTGTTCAATCAGACAAAGGAATATCAAAGTACAAAGATTCTACACCTAGATTAAGTGACACATATGGCGATACAAGAATCTGGCAACTGATTGATGGAAAATGGCTATTCAAAGAATTTTCCATACCTGATGTTGACAGGACAACATTGACAAAAACCACTGACGGTGGTTCAATAATGGTAAATCTTACTCTTGCTCAAGAAATACAACCACCTACAATGTCTAAATTCAAAATTAATTTTATGGACGGTGAAAAAAACCCACTACGCGATGTAAAATACGAAATAACATATGATGGAGCAAATCAAGTGGAGCAAGGTGATAATGGTTTTGCAACAAATGGAACTGCAATTAAATTTATGGAATTTACTGAACCCGGACCTTTGAAGATTACCATAAACATACTTGGCATAGATAATAAAACTCTTGACAAACCACAAAGTGTAGATTTTTCAACTGTAACGGTTCCAGAATTTCCTTTTGCAATACCTATACTTATGGTAAGTATAACATCATTGATTTTACTTTACAGGATCAAGTTCAAAACTAACATTTAGAAAATTAGTCTAAATGTTGTCAGGATAATTATGTTACACTTGCAACAGTGTTTTAGGTACGATGCACTCCACTAAATTTTTATATTTAACAGTCTTGTGATGGTTGAATTTTAAACCACAAAAAGTATACTCAAAATGTCTGTTAACTAGAATATTACAAGAAATAAAACAAGTGCAACTAGCATGGATGATGGTACAAGCTTTGGTGATGCTGTAAAGCTGACTGATGGAAAACAAGACTATTTCCAGAAACAAATGATATCATATGGCAATAACGTGTATGTTGCAATAGATACTGCATTTCCAGGCGATGATTTGTTTTTGGCTGCAAGCCATGATGGTGGCAATACATTTGAAAATCTAGTTAGCCTGAATCACAAAACTTCAATTCCAGAGTTTTCCTTTGTAGTTCCAATTTTATTAATTAGTATCATTTCAGTAATTGTATTTCACAGAATACATTTTAGAAAATGAAAACTTTACATCTTGGAATGATTGTTGTAGTGCTCCAATGCATATTTTGTTTTGTAATACCTTCTGCAAGCGCACTGTATAGTAACGGTACCCTAGATCTAGAAAAGATAAGCGATAGCACAGTAACACAACTAGAGTTTAACAACTCGGTAATCACATTTGAACAATATCTCAATAAAACAACATACAAGGTAGGAGAAACAATTTACGTTTATGGCCAGTTACACAATAATGGGACTCGTAACGTGTATGTCAGTTATCCAGGACCTGCAACATCATCAGTGCTAAAGGATCAGAGTGGCAAACTTGTAGACTCGTTTGGGGGTGCTTATGTATTGGATGGAGGGCCTTATGGAAATGCTACATTATACCCAAACACTACAACAACTCTAAAAACATGGGATTTTCCAAGAAATGTTGTAGGGGGCTGGCCTTGGAGTCTGCAGATACGACCAGACGAGCTTGTTGCTGATAAACCTGGAATTTATTATGTAAAATCCATGGTTCATTTTAATTATGATATACACACAATTTCAGAGCACCGCAAGACAATCACTTTGTGGTCAAAACCTCTCCAGATTACTGTATTGCCAGAAAGATACATGCAAAATCAAACCGGCCCAAGTCAGGGAACAAACAAGACTGCATCTCTGCAGGAAACTTTGGCTGACAAGCAGGAATTTGTTCCTATTCCAAAATATCAAAATCCTGATGTAAGCAATGCGATTGTTCTGGCAGAGGTGGAGATTCCAATAGCTGCGGGGATCACTGTAGGCATATTCTTGTTTACCAAGAGACCAAAATGAAAATTCTACGTAAAAGAATATTATCATTTCTACATTTCTAGTCTTTCTGTATCTGTTTTTACAGTCTCTTTCCATACACTTGTTTCGATAGAAAAATTCTAGGAATTTCAGAAGGTACTGCGGAATACAAGATAGGACAGCCTGTGAAATAAGAAAAATGAAAACTCCCATACGAAATCTTTCGTATTTGCACATCTGTTATCACCACATTGAACAGCTGCTGCCTCATGCTACTCTTGATTTGCGCTTTATCATAATATAATTTTCATTAACTAATATGGCCTGAAACAGCGGAATACTCCCATTCACCTTCATACGAGGTAGTTGGATATCCGCTCAAATCTTGGACCATTCTCTACAACACCCTTGATGTCACATATCATGACACCTTGGCAAGTTTTCATCGGCCCGCAGGCAAATCATCGGTAAGAATTATCTACGATAAGTGATAAGATTTCATATATTGTCTCTACATCTTTTCATAATTGCAATTCTTGGCTTTGTTTTCATTGGTAATGCAATCTCATTTGCAGATAATACTACATCCTATTACAATCAAATGCCAAACCCTCCTATTACTTTTGTATCCAATCAACAAAATCTCATATCTGTTTCACTAAAACAAGGCGAATCAATTCAACTACCAATACTTGTCAAGATGAATCAGGACTATACCATGGAATCAATTACTCAGATAATGCTTGTTGATGATCCTAGCGGTGTACAGGGATGGGTAGACCCCAACATGCTTTCAGATACTATAGACGTGACACATCTTGCAAACGGCACATTATATCTTTACGTAGATTCTACAACAACGCCTGGAAATTATACCGTCAAAATTGTTGGGCGTGGTGCAATCAAGGAAGTATCAACAGGAAAAGACATTCAAATAATGAATCCATCAGAAGTGGACAAGCCAGAACCTGATCTTAAACAGGGAATTGATCAGCTTGGAGAATTTTGGAAAAGACAGGCAGCAGAAAGCGGCCTGCTTGGTACAATACATCTACAGATAGTTCCAAATCCAAGCTCAATATCTTTACAGACTGGAGAACTAGATCAGAATTATGGGCAATTCTGCTCAAATGACACTGATCATGGAACAATGTGTTTAGGTTTTATAACAAATCAACAACTGCCTCTAAACCTTGTTTCAGACAGTAAAATCCAAGTCCAACTTGAGATGTCTTCACTTCCAAATGGGGGATGGGTTGAGGTTTATCCAAAAACACTTCAAGTGGGTCCAAGCGGCTCATCATCAAAACTTTTGATGGCAGGAGCAGAATGGCCTCCGGGAATAAACCCGTCTTACACCAAAGCTTTGACAATCCGGGCATTGTCACAAAATGGTGACGTGTCAACTGTATATGTCCCTATAACGGTTGTACAAAATGTGACAGTCTTACATTCATCAGGACCTATACAATTTGAAAAAGAGGTTCCAATGAATAGTAATCAAAAGCAAAATGCGGTATACGGCGTGGTCTATGATCCAATTGATGACTCGAATCAGATTCAATCAAGTCTTAAGATTCTTGGAGTGGTAAACGAAACAAAAATTGTTCCTCTTCCAAGCTGGCTTGAAGTTGAGATACCAAACTCTACTTTTACACTAAAAGCACGTGAGCCCTATTATCTCATGATAAATCCAATGACATCTTCTGCGCCTGAAGGAACATTTGTAGTAGCAATAGAAGAACATGTTGGAGAGCGCAGTTATGTGCAAAACATGACACTTCATGTATTCAATATGCATTACTCTGGGGCATCTGGCCAAAGTCTGTCTCTTGGACCCGCATTACCTTTGCCAGCGCTACAATCTGGTCCAGTGGAAGACTCTTGGATTCCGCTTGTAGGTTTTGGAGGAATTGTTGGTGGTGTAGCTACTGTTTTGTCGGTTTACATTGTGAGAAAAAATAAGAAATGAAATCTCTAAATCTTTGAAAAAGAAAAAAATAAATCTTTGTCTTGCGTATATGATCTAGGAATTATAATCACGGACATTATTGTTTTAGATCCCACCGGGCCCGCTACATCTATTTTCACGGGCCCTGTTTTTGCGGGACCCGCTACAACTGATCTCACGGTAACCCCCGGGCCAGCTTTATCTGTTAAGCCTAGCCCTACTCATTTTTGATGACAATCTTGCCAAATGGAAAGATTGTTATCAAAAACAAGCAGGGCTTGAACTAACAGATAGTCAAAGTCTTACAGGACTTGAACCTAAGACTCAAAATTATAACCACATTTTCGCTGGTCTGTAATCACATATTGCTATCATTACTGAAAACCTAGATCTTGTTTAATAGTAAGAAATGATAAAATAAAAAAGTAATATGGCTAGCGACATGAGAGGAATTTGTATCGTATGCGAATTTCAAGTTAGAGGAAATACATTAGAAGAATTAGATGAGAGTTTCAGATTACACTTTGAAAATAATGGCCATGATAGCTACTTCTTTATTGATAAAGAAGGCAAAAAAATAGAAAGAGATATTTCTAAATTATAATATCATCTTTTAACTGGATCGTAATTGTTTATAATAAAAAATTAAGGAAAGGAGTTTTGCAGCTACTCCAATTAGCTTACTGCACGTTTTCTGTCAAATTTTACTCACAAAATGTCCCGGACTCGTACTGACTGTCAGCAAGAGAACCCTAGGGCCCGCACAAAGTTGTCGCACTTGTAGTACTAGTTCATCCAATTTAGATGAAAATGTGGAAGGTAATCTGTTGCGTGTGTGAATTGCCATTAAGCCTTGCTTTGCAAAATCTTCAGCATCACGTCCACTGACACTATCTCGATTCCGTTGAACTTTTTCAAATTTAACAGATCAGGGTCACCTGAAACTATGTAGTATGCCTTCCCGTCGTGCGCCGTGTTGATCATCGCATCGTCATCCGGGTCTCTTACTGCCTTGATGTTTGATGTGACGTGAACGTTCTCTACAGTTTCAATCAATGCAGAAACAACACTGATAATGTCATCTCCTGTCATTTTGAATTTTGGTCTCTGGAGAACTTCAGACAGCTCGTCCAGAATCCAGCGCGATGATAAAATTTTGTACTGTCCATCAATCCCGGCCTGTAAAAGTTTCCTAGGTTTTTCCGTTACTAATTGTCGTGCTTATCAGGACATTTGTGTCAAGGACGATCCTCAACATGAAGATGAAAAAACAATAACTGCTTGAAGTACTAGATCTAATGCCTGAACCAATCAAACTGTCAAAACCGAACACGATACTTTATCTGTTAGTCCAAACTCTGCCTGTTTCTGATGACAATCTTCCATTTGACAAAGTTCCAAGATATTGCCTGCCTACGTATCAATTTTTCAAACTAGTCTTATGTCATAACTTGCTGCTGTGTGATTTTCTTGTCTAGTTGTATGCCTGTAGTCAAAAAACTCTTGGCTTTTTCTAAATACCTCTCGTATTTCATACATCAGAATTTTTGATAGTTTGTATCTGCAAGTTATCACAAACACGATTATTATTACTATTTTCGATTAAAATCTCGTCTTTTGGTAACTTTGAGCCCGTTTGTTAATTCTGATCATACTAGACAATTAATGTCTCTGTAATGTAAAAATTACAATGACGTTACAATCCAAGGAATCAGGCACAAAATCGTCAGATGAATGGATGGTGTCTGATGAACTCAAGGAGCTTGATGCTGCCGAAAGTGAACTTATGGAAAAAGAAAAACACCTGACTTTACTTACAAACGAATCTTTTTCAAAAATGAAAGAAGTATCTAAAATTAACCGTGATCTGCAGAATAGAATCAAATCTTTACAAGAATTAAGTACGTCATTGAACAGGAAAAATGATGAACTAAAAATAGCAAATCAGGAACTTGAAAGAAAAACCATCCATAACAACCAGGTAAGTTTGGAATTAAAAGAAAAATTAGAACATGTCACACAAAAAGAAAAAGAGTTGTCACTCCAGCGTGATTTTCTGGCAAAACGACTAGATGAGACAACACAGGATCTAGTCAAAGCAGAAAAATTTGCTATAATAGGAGAGCTTTCAGCTAGACTAGCACACGATCTAAGAAATCCACTCTCGGTCATAAAAAATACCATGGATGTAATGTCAGCTAAACAGAATATGAAAATAGAGGAACGATTACAACATATTGCAAGATTCAAGAGGGCGGTTCAGCGTATGTCGCATCAGATAGATGATGTACTAGACTTTGTGAAAAAAACTGAGATGGTATTACACGATACATCATTGCGTTCAATAATGGACAATGCAATTAATGTTATACTAATTCCGCCTAACATCAAAATATTTCTACCGCCAAATGATGTTTCTGTAACATGTGATTCTAGAAAATTAGAGGCTGTTTTCTCAAATATAATACTAAATGCAATTCAAGCTACAAACGATAATGGTGAGGTAAAAATACGAATAATCGATATTGGCTCTAATGTCAAAATTGAATTTGAAGATACTGGTAATGGAATACCTGCTACTGCAATACAAAAAATATTCGATCCGCTATTTACAACCAAACAGACTGGGACAGGATTGGGTCTTTCAATATGTAAAAATATTGTAGAACAACATGGGGGTACAATTGCAGTAAAGTCTCCCCCTACAATCTTTACAATAACACTCCCAAAGAATATGCTACAAAATAACCCGAAAAATTCTCAAACATTTGAGACATGAGACAAGATGTATCTAAAATAATGTTGTATTGACTCATCATATTGTTGACGAATCAAAAACTGTTGTATTGGCAGAGCATGAATTGTTTGTAGGTCCTGTACAAGCTACTGTTATTTTATAATTTGATGGTAAATGACCTAATGGCACATGACAGTCAGATACCAGTGGGTGATAATCATGTGGGAATAAGAGCTATTGTAGTAGATGATGATGCAGATGTAAGAGAAATATTTATTGAATTATTACAAATGAACGATATCAAAATAGTTGCAAATGGCATCAATGGTAAAGAAGCAGTTGAATTGTACAAAATACATCATCCTGACTTTGTTTTCTTGGACTATCTGATGCCTGAATATGATGGTCTTTACGCTATAGAAAAAATAAGGGAGTTTGATCCTCATAGTAAAATAATTTTGGTATCTGGTTCGCATTTTGAAAGAAATGTATTGGGTGATACCGTGAAAGCAATTATTAAAAAACCAATTGAGATAAGCGAAATATTTAAAGCAATAAACAAAATAATTTTAGCTACATAAGATCTAAGGGCTGAGATCTGATCAGATCCACCTTTTTTCTGGTATGCTCTACCTTGAATTACGATATTATGTCTTGAGATTGCATTGCATCTCTAGTCCAAAAATTGGGTGAGTAAAACAAAAAAAAAAAGAGAATAAAACTTGTTTTATTCACTATGTCAAAGATTTAAAAAGAAAATAGAACAGAAAAAAAACTGCATTAAGTTTTGGCAAGATTACCTAATGCACCGTGGGCTAACTAGCCCACGGTCTTATATCATACATTCTCATCAATATAGCTGATTTATCATAACACTAGCTTACTGATGAACCGTTCCTGTGCCTGTATATTCTATCTGCACCTTGGCAGTATTTTATTCTTAGAAAGATAGGGGATGGCTGAAACCTGATATGTACTCCATTGGCATGCCTATGAAAGTTTGCACTTGTTTGCAACCGAAACACTTTGTTTTATTAGTGGATTCTCAAACTTTTCATGGGCTCTGTAGGGGGAATGTCTCCTACCAAGATATGCTCTCTACAGTTCCAATATTCTGAATTTTTTAAAATGGTTATAGTTGATAAGATCCTGGCAACAACAAAAGGCAAATGATTGAATTAATGTATTCTATGTTACACAGATTAAATCATCATAGATGACTGCAGAATATGTTTTCTGCACAATCATGACTGCATAAAAATATTTAAAATTTGAGCAACAATATCAAGAAACATTGTTTCTAAATAGGAGTCGTTTTCAAGTTGTCTTATCACTTTAGTTGGATAAACTACACTCAATTACAGTTACTATAGTTCAGATGGTATCAGTATGCAATAATACGCGCATTCGTAAGACGCAGGAAATACACGAGTTTCAGATTCTCTTGTGATTTCATCGAACTTTATTATCTAGCAAGTGTTTATTCTAAACCGCATATTGAAAAAAGAAATAGACTCTAGTTCTTTTTACAAAGAAATACGTACTTTCATAGATTCAACTGATAAATCCCATGGAATACACAGCGCAAAGGGATCAAACATGGAACGTATTGGTGCATGTGGAAGATATGGAATTTATTTATATGTGTTAAAAAAGATTGATGATGCTGGAACCTTTTGGTTACCATATTGGGAGTATGATCTTTTTTCTGGAATAGAAAATGTTTTTCCAACTGGAACTCTGGATAAACCTGCATGCCAAGTATTTATTGTTGGAGTTCCACAATACAAACAAAAAGATGATGATATTGTATATTACACAACGCCATTATGGATTGAAAAACACATGGATAACTTTGATATTTTTGAGGAGAAAATCATCATTTCAAAAATGAATGAAATGGTAAATGCAAAACGGTGGGGTAATTTTTTAGAAACAATGAATAGTTTGCAAAACAAGTTGTTCAGTGAAAAAGAGACTGCGTATGAATATTTTCCATTTGACATGGGTAATCCAAAATATTTTCTAACTGGTGAAATAATTTGCAAACAATGTGAAGCGATCCTTCAAAATAGCAGACATGCAAAAGAACACCACCACAAAACAGGTCACAAGATCCACTAATGTCAATCTAGGATCAGAATAATTTTAGGATGTGGTTGTATACTGCATGAGACTAGAATAGTGCCACAAAGCAGCGTGTGCATTTTATGTTCTCTATGACTCTGTAGACCGGAATTTAATAGTAAATCCAAGTTTAGCAGTCTATGAAAATGCATAAAATCGATTAACAAGATACTGATTCCAAGTTAGTGATTTTGAGACGTGTAATTATCATTGTTGATAATCACCTTCTACCTTAAATGTATAAAAATAAATTCAAAAATTAATTTTGGAGCAAGAAAAAAGAAAACCCAAAAATGATTATGGTCATGATTGCCAAGAATGGGGTCTCCAAGATGATTCTGAAAAATTAGAATGGGAAGAGTACTATGAGAGTAGAACAAGAAAATGGGGAGAAGACAATGGAAGGAATGAGGAATTATTTTTGTCAAGATCAGAGAAAAATATTGATGATGAGGTGGATGATGCAAATTGATCAAGAAATGCGAAGAGTGTAGAAAAAATCAGTCCGATCAAGGCACACACTTCTGAAAAATGTTTGCTTGAAAGCATAGAAAATAGCAAATCCTGTGTTCAAGATCTCTAAATACTTGTACGTGTCAACTAAAACTGTTCTGGTGCAGACCTTGGAATTTTATTAAACCTGTTTGAATATTGCATACCCTTGCAATGTAAGAAAATATTTACCGGATTGACAACCTGAATTATCAAACTTGTCTGTAGTCTCGATCATGCTCTCCAGATCCGATTTTGTATGTAATGTAACCATCATTAATTTCATAACTGTGATGAGATACGGGATATGCTCTGGCAAGACCTTTTTGATTTTTTATTAATTGGTTGTATGGGAAATATATCAAAGATAGTACATCAGAAGGATCATCATTTATTCCGTATGATAAATGTGATATCTCTGCCTCAAATCTAACTGGATATGGTGTGCTTCCCACTCTGTTGTGCCACTCAAGCCCTGTGAAGTGCTGTACTATTGAAAAATCAAAAGAATTATCATCTATTTGCAAAACGAAGGAATCAGTTTCACCTGTAGTGTTATCATTGAGGTGATATAGTACTCTATGTTTTGCTGGCTCCATAATGATTTGACGCAGATATGAATGATTTACTAATGGTTTGACTTTAAACTCGTATCGGTTAACCCCTCCAAATATGGCATGAAACTTACCATCATCGTTAAATGAACAAATAAGATTTAGTTCTATTGGAATTTGTTGGCTGTTAAATGCCTCTAAAAGATAGAGCATCCATGATTTGTCTGGTATATGATTTCCTAAATCTGATACAATAGAAATTACATCAGAAATGGATGTGACTCGATTTGGAAAAAATGTTTCATCATTGTTCTGCACATAGCAATATGATCCTGACCAAAAATGCAAGATTATCCAAGTTAAATGCGCAAATACTCATTATTGAATGCTGATGATGAAATAAAAAGAAAAATCTTTTGGAACTATTGTGTTCCAGAAGATTGTGGTGTGGTATTATTACCTAGAGCGTATCTGTTCCAGCCTTGTCCACCATATCCGAAACCGCCTTTCATGTGGTTGTGTCCCATCATGATGGGCAGCCAAGGATTAAGAGGCATTGAAAAAATCAAGGTTCTCGGTAGTGTTAGCAGGCATGTTCTAGAGAATTCATTTTGTCCAGTAATGGTAGTACACTAGAATCACGATTCTGTTATGATGTGTAACATCACAGCATGAATGTAAACACATTTTTTACTCATAAAAAAATGCATACGTTCTAGCCATGCATAGTTATCGCTGTTGAGACTTTTTCATCATGGTGAATTTGACCCATACCAAGACTGTCGCAAATGCTGCTGCTGC
Coding sequences within:
- a CDS encoding universal stress protein, giving the protein MGSQGLRGIEKIKVLGSVSRHVLENSFCPVMVVH
- a CDS encoding sensor histidine kinase, whose amino-acid sequence is MTLQSKESGTKSSDEWMVSDELKELDAAESELMEKEKHLTLLTNESFSKMKEVSKINRDLQNRIKSLQELSTSLNRKNDELKIANQELERKTIHNNQVSLELKEKLEHVTQKEKELSLQRDFLAKRLDETTQDLVKAEKFAIIGELSARLAHDLRNPLSVIKNTMDVMSAKQNMKIEERLQHIARFKRAVQRMSHQIDDVLDFVKKTEMVLHDTSLRSIMDNAINVILIPPNIKIFLPPNDVSVTCDSRKLEAVFSNIILNAIQATNDNGEVKIRIIDIGSNVKIEFEDTGNGIPATAIQKIFDPLFTTKQTGTGLGLSICKNIVEQHGGTIAVKSPPTIFTITLPKNMLQNNPKNSQTFET
- a CDS encoding response regulator transcription factor; the protein is MVNDLMAHDSQIPVGDNHVGIRAIVVDDDADVREIFIELLQMNDIKIVANGINGKEAVELYKIHHPDFVFLDYLMPEYDGLYAIEKIREFDPHSKIILVSGSHFERNVLGDTVKAIIKKPIEISEIFKAINKIILAT